One Streptomyces umbrinus genomic window, CCCGCCACGACGTACCGCTCACCGAGCACGGCCTCAAGAGCACCCGCCAGATCCCCGTACGCGGCGGCGTTCCGCAACCGGTCCAGGGCCGCCTCGCCGAGGGCGTCCCCCGGCACACCCCGCCGGGCCCGCTCGAACTCGGCGCCACTGCCCACGGCGGCGGCCAACAGCCGCACTTCCGCGGGTGACGGCACCGGCCCGGAGCCGGAGCCGGACTCCTGCGCGGCCTCCCCCGGCCGGAAGGCCGTCGGCGTGCTCGGGCCGATCCCGTACCGTCCACCGACCGCCGCCAACACCTCCGCGGCGGGCACCCGTTGGAGCGCCGCACGGTATCGGGGGTCGGCGTCATCGTCGTACGGGGACCGGTGCTCGTGCAGTGCCGACAGAGCCCATGCCCGCGTGACCCACTCCAGACCGTCCCGGTCCCGGCGGTCGCCGCGGTCCTCGCGGTCCCCCCGTTCGTCGCGGTCCCCCCGTTCGTCGCGGTCCCCCCGTTCGTCGCCGTGCGGCACGTCGAGACAGGCGAGCAGCGGCTCGCCGAGCGCCAGTACGCCGATGTGGTCGCAGTGCCGCAGGCTCAGACCGGCGGACTCGTGCAGCACGCCGGGTGTCCTGGGGTCGTGCGGCGGCAGGTGCCGCAACACCGAGTGGTAACTGCGCACCGCCCAGGCCTGGTTGAACCTGACACTGCTGCCGGCCGCGGCAAGCAGCAGCGGCACCGCGAGGCCGTCGTCGATCATCGCGCCCGCCGCCGCCACATGGCCGGCCAGCCGCGGCCGCCGCGTGCCCGCCGCGGTGGCGCCCAGTCGGTCCGTCACCAGTCCGGTGATCGTGGCGTGCAACGACCGCACCTCGCCGCGGGCGGGCAGCGTCCGCAGCGCCGCCGCGAGCGCGGGAACGGCGAACGCGATCCGGCCGTCCTGACCGACCGTCACCACCCGGTCCCCGACCAGCCTGTCCACCGTACGGCCGACGGCTTGGAGCGGCCCGTCCGGCGACTTCACGCGGTGCAGGTCCTCAAGCCGTACCTCGGCCTGCTCGACCAGAGCGGCAAGCACGGCCGCCGCCCCGACCGTGCCGGCGTCCGGTGACGCGTCCGGCCAGCACAGCCGGCCCAGTTCCGCGACGTCCGCCCTGAGCCGCAGCCCGCCCTCCGGCACGGTCAGGCACACCTGGCCGTCGAGTTCGAGCAGGCCGCCGCACTCCTCCAGCGAGGCGAGCACCGACAGCACGGCGGCCGGACTGCCCGCCAGCGGACCCAGCGAAGCCAGCACCGCCGTCACCAGCTCGGGTTGGACGGGGCGGCCCAGCCGTCGCGCGACGAGCTCACCGACATCGGCCGACGACAGCGCCGGCAGTTCGAGCACCCGGTCGGCCGCCGCGGGCAGTTGCGCACCGGCGACGTGCCCCGGGCTCATCGGCCGCCCGGCCATCACCACCGGCACGCCCGCCGGACGGAACGTGCGCAACAACAGCCCCAGCGCGGAGGCCGTCCGGGCCGGCATCCGCTCGGCGTTGTCGAGGATCAGGGCGAAGGGGACCTCACGGGCCGCGTCCGCCAGCACCTCGCCCAGGGTGGACAGCAGGGCCACTTCACCGCCGGGGCCGCCGGCCCGCGCCTGCACCCGGCGTACCGCGGCGATACGCGCCGGCAGCCGGCCGTCATGGACCTTGGCGAGTACGCCGCAGACGGCGTCCGTGAGAGCGGCGGTACCGCCCGCCGGACCCTCGCCGGATTCCCAGTCGAGCCGCAGGACCTTGGCGCCCTCCTGGACCACCAGCTGCCGCGCCTGCTCCACCACGGCGGTCTTGCCGGTTCCG contains:
- a CDS encoding helix-turn-helix transcriptional regulator, producing the protein MQQRPSPLVGRQGEVEDVAEALRTTGHTTGQASGHATGAAARTLLVTGGAGTGKTAVVEQARQLVVQEGAKVLRLDWESGEGPAGGTAALTDAVCGVLAKVHDGRLPARIAAVRRVQARAGGPGGEVALLSTLGEVLADAAREVPFALILDNAERMPARTASALGLLLRTFRPAGVPVVMAGRPMSPGHVAGAQLPAAADRVLELPALSSADVGELVARRLGRPVQPELVTAVLASLGPLAGSPAAVLSVLASLEECGGLLELDGQVCLTVPEGGLRLRADVAELGRLCWPDASPDAGTVGAAAVLAALVEQAEVRLEDLHRVKSPDGPLQAVGRTVDRLVGDRVVTVGQDGRIAFAVPALAAALRTLPARGEVRSLHATITGLVTDRLGATAAGTRRPRLAGHVAAAGAMIDDGLAVPLLLAAAGSSVRFNQAWAVRSYHSVLRHLPPHDPRTPGVLHESAGLSLRHCDHIGVLALGEPLLACLDVPHGDERGDRDERGDRDERGDREDRGDRRDRDGLEWVTRAWALSALHEHRSPYDDDADPRYRAALQRVPAAEVLAAVGGRYGIGPSTPTAFRPGEAAQESGSGSGPVPSPAEVRLLAAAVGSGAEFERARRGVPGDALGEAALDRLRNAAAYGDLAGALEAVLGERYVVAGESTAVRYHSMVRHYLTGDWDSALSCARRIETRGRSGRAAGVGQLARALAAEIQLMRGELGRAREWLDLIPDSAGHPLVARARLGVRYWSGQVDKALAGKVLVDEALEAARHDVRRARESGLLAGLDRVLLRMLSITVRGDSPEATRRTLAELEALYEEAASPMTYEAVLVARGMVHGDADSALAAYRLVQRRVDLPLSVDCCQCLTDVGDDPQSWLDEATRSGHALGMGRPVRSLLGAAARRRNVSIPRRRAVRTGLSDREVRLIGMVSDGSTNRQIAARLACSEKTVEQRLSRLFQRTGCRSRVELAAAWLDGSLARQGLVPGHQAPWPDPKGRSQGP